The following are encoded together in the Robertmurraya sp. FSL R5-0851 genome:
- a CDS encoding PhnE/PtxC family ABC transporter permease codes for MKQSLRFQQKNLLTIILVLVFLWSLHVIDWKEPLLHPGGGATFLQIIEAIIHPDLSPEILLLALNSAWLTITYAVAGMTIAIVIAVVFGVLASGVLQSSQKPFSSLSKSFFRAILGFLRAIHELVWALLFVAAFGLTPYSAILAIAIPYGGILGRIFADMLSDVNNEPIQSLQSTGASRWQLLFYGYIPLVKANMISYTMYRFECAVRSSAVMSFVGLGGLGYQIQLSLDDLNYEEVWTFVLFLMAIVIVIDGWSSQWRSRLAKRSSRFSLLSFFISFALVVGSWMYLYVVEHASLFTLFTDENGQYAKKFFLSLLGVGEESPAFFSAQSWLPILQLTYDTLMMSIMAIGIATIVMLITVVPAARNVANGKLTMSRSPFHWVSFLLIRSSYILSRAVPELIWAMMIIFIFQPGILPGAVALALHNFGILGKLCAEVIEDLDERPIRHLSSSGASHAQILLYGVLPSVLPKFLSFILYRWEVIMRTTIVVGFVGAGGLGQQFKLSMSYFHYSDITLIIFCYLLLVWLADFLSELSRKIAK; via the coding sequence ATGAAACAGAGTCTCCGATTTCAACAAAAAAACCTTCTCACTATTATTTTAGTCCTTGTGTTTTTATGGAGCTTACATGTGATTGATTGGAAGGAGCCACTTCTTCATCCGGGTGGAGGTGCCACCTTCCTCCAGATCATTGAGGCGATAATACACCCTGATCTTTCCCCAGAGATTCTTCTTCTTGCCCTTAATTCTGCTTGGTTGACGATTACCTATGCAGTGGCAGGAATGACAATTGCCATCGTGATTGCTGTTGTTTTTGGGGTTCTGGCTTCAGGTGTATTACAAAGCTCTCAGAAGCCTTTTTCTTCATTGAGTAAAAGCTTTTTTCGAGCAATTCTTGGTTTCCTTCGTGCTATTCATGAGCTGGTTTGGGCATTGCTGTTTGTAGCTGCTTTCGGTTTAACGCCTTACTCTGCTATTTTGGCTATCGCCATTCCTTATGGAGGCATTCTAGGGAGAATCTTCGCTGATATGCTGTCAGATGTAAATAATGAACCGATACAATCGTTACAGTCAACAGGTGCGTCTAGGTGGCAACTGTTATTTTACGGCTATATTCCACTGGTAAAAGCAAATATGATTTCATATACCATGTACCGTTTTGAATGTGCGGTTCGTTCCTCTGCGGTCATGAGCTTTGTTGGCTTAGGGGGACTTGGATATCAGATCCAGCTTTCATTGGATGATCTAAATTACGAAGAAGTGTGGACGTTTGTATTATTTTTGATGGCCATTGTAATCGTCATAGATGGATGGAGCAGTCAATGGCGTTCTCGTTTAGCGAAACGCTCGTCACGCTTTTCCCTGCTATCATTTTTCATATCCTTTGCCTTAGTAGTTGGATCATGGATGTATTTGTATGTAGTCGAGCATGCCTCTTTATTCACTTTGTTTACAGACGAAAATGGTCAGTATGCGAAAAAGTTCTTCTTAAGCTTACTTGGAGTTGGCGAAGAGTCTCCGGCCTTTTTTTCGGCTCAAAGCTGGCTTCCTATTCTGCAGCTGACTTATGATACGCTCATGATGAGTATTATGGCTATTGGGATAGCAACGATCGTTATGCTGATCACAGTTGTACCTGCTGCCCGTAACGTAGCGAATGGAAAGCTAACGATGAGTCGTTCCCCTTTTCATTGGGTATCTTTCCTACTCATACGCTCGTCCTATATTTTGAGTAGAGCGGTACCGGAACTGATTTGGGCTATGATGATCATCTTTATTTTCCAGCCGGGTATTCTTCCTGGGGCTGTTGCACTAGCCCTTCATAACTTTGGTATACTTGGAAAGCTATGTGCTGAAGTTATTGAAGATCTTGATGAAAGGCCTATTCGGCATCTTTCTTCTTCAGGTGCGAGTCACGCACAAATCTTATTGTATGGTGTTCTTCCCTCCGTTCTTCCGAAGTTTTTAAGCTTTATCCTCTATCGTTGGGAAGTAATCATGAGAACAACGATTGTTGTAGGTTTTGTTGGAGCGGGAGGGCTTGGTCAGCAGTTCAAGCTTAGCATGAGTTATTTCCATTATTCAGATATCACATTGATTATTTTTTGTTATTTATTGCTTGTTTGGTTGGCGGACTTTTTATCTGAGCTTTCTCGTAAAATAGCCAAATGA
- a CDS encoding class D sortase codes for MKINMLAAGLLLIGVSLAAVNMYYYLEGTLSIQQVKMDSPLPVKVTEASSDKQWPLYDVKPSVGEKFAELYIPRLEQVFPIYEGTGTEVLRTGVGHYIRSALPGEENHTILSGHRDTVFRGLRHLKEDDELVVTTPEGAFTYKIYRIRIVTADDHSVMAPKPRATLTLTTCYPFYFLGNAPERYIISAKLINKQRVITWNPSR; via the coding sequence ATGAAGATAAACATGCTAGCAGCAGGCTTGCTCCTCATTGGGGTTAGTCTTGCTGCTGTCAACATGTATTATTACTTAGAAGGAACTCTTTCCATCCAACAAGTTAAAATGGACTCGCCTCTGCCTGTTAAAGTAACAGAAGCTTCTTCTGACAAACAGTGGCCACTGTACGACGTGAAACCATCTGTAGGTGAGAAATTTGCTGAACTGTACATTCCTCGATTAGAGCAAGTGTTTCCTATTTATGAGGGTACCGGAACAGAAGTATTGCGTACCGGAGTTGGACATTATATCCGAAGTGCTTTGCCGGGTGAAGAAAATCATACGATTTTATCAGGTCATCGAGATACTGTATTTAGAGGCTTGCGTCATTTGAAGGAAGACGATGAACTGGTCGTAACAACACCAGAAGGAGCTTTCACCTATAAAATCTATCGCATACGAATTGTAACAGCGGACGATCATTCTGTTATGGCGCCAAAGCCAAGGGCAACTTTGACGTTGACAACCTGTTACCCCTTCTATTTTTTAGGCAATGCACCTGAACGCTATATTATTAGTGCCAAGCTCATAAATAAACAGCGCGTGATTACTTGGAATCCTTCTAGGTAA
- a CDS encoding glycine C-acetyltransferase, translated as MSSKKLATFLAENLEDLKGKGLYNVIDPLESANGPMIIINGEELVNLSSNNYLGLATDSRLKEAATEAIQQFGVGAGAVRTINGTLKLHLELEEKLAQFKQTEAAIAYQSGFNCNMAAISGIMDKNDAILSDELNHASIIDGCRLSRAKIIRYNHSDMDDLHAKAKDATESGLYNKVMVITDGVFSMDGDIAKLPEIVQIAEEFDLITYVDDAHGSGVLGKGAGTVKHFGLSDKVDLQIGTLSKAIGVVGGYVAGKKDLIDWLKVRSRPFLFSTSLTPADVAASIRAVELLTESSELNEKLWENANYLKAGLVKLGFNIGNSETPITPCIIGEEVKTQEFSKRLYKEGVYAKSIVFPTVPKGTGRVRNMPSAAHTKEMLDQALVIYERVGKELGIITE; from the coding sequence ATGTCAAGTAAGAAGTTAGCCACGTTTTTAGCTGAAAATCTCGAAGATTTAAAGGGGAAGGGTCTTTATAACGTCATCGACCCACTAGAAAGTGCGAACGGTCCCATGATTATAATTAACGGGGAAGAGCTCGTGAATCTTTCCTCTAATAACTATTTGGGACTTGCAACTGATTCTCGTCTAAAAGAAGCTGCAACAGAAGCCATTCAACAGTTTGGAGTAGGAGCGGGAGCTGTCCGGACAATCAACGGAACGTTAAAGCTTCACTTAGAACTTGAGGAGAAATTAGCTCAATTTAAGCAAACAGAAGCTGCCATCGCCTACCAATCAGGCTTTAATTGTAATATGGCTGCTATCTCGGGAATTATGGATAAAAACGATGCGATTCTTTCTGATGAATTAAACCATGCTTCCATTATCGATGGATGCCGCTTATCACGAGCAAAAATCATTCGTTACAATCATTCAGACATGGATGATCTTCATGCAAAAGCAAAGGATGCAACAGAGTCAGGACTCTACAATAAAGTAATGGTAATTACGGACGGGGTATTTTCCATGGATGGTGACATTGCCAAGCTGCCTGAAATCGTTCAAATTGCAGAAGAGTTTGATTTAATTACGTACGTTGATGATGCGCACGGTTCTGGTGTACTTGGAAAGGGTGCAGGAACGGTTAAACACTTTGGACTATCCGACAAAGTAGATCTTCAAATCGGAACTTTATCAAAAGCCATTGGAGTCGTCGGCGGATATGTGGCAGGGAAGAAAGATTTAATCGACTGGTTGAAGGTTCGCAGTAGACCGTTTTTATTCTCCACCTCTTTAACTCCGGCTGATGTGGCTGCAAGTATTCGTGCTGTCGAATTGTTAACGGAAAGCTCGGAACTGAACGAAAAGCTTTGGGAAAATGCAAATTATTTAAAAGCAGGTCTTGTCAAATTAGGTTTTAATATCGGAAACAGTGAAACACCAATTACTCCATGTATCATCGGTGAGGAAGTAAAAACTCAGGAATTTAGCAAGCGTCTGTATAAAGAGGGTGTGTACGCCAAATCGATTGTCTTCCCAACGGTACCAAAAGGGACGGGAAGAGTAAGAAATATGCCTTCCGCAGCTCATACAAAGGAGATGCTAGATCAAGCGCTTGTCATCTATGAAAGAGTAGGGAAAGAGCTAGGAATCATCACTGAGTAA
- a CDS encoding peptidylprolyl isomerase has protein sequence MAKKGYIAMENGEKVEFDLFPNEAPGTVENFEKLANEGFYDGVTFHRVIPGFVSQGGDPTGTGAGGPGYSIKCETVGNPHKHEEGSLSMAHAGKDTGGSQFFIVHEPQPHLNGVHTVFGKVTSGISAVKAMRNGDTMKEVRVFDAE, from the coding sequence ATGGCTAAAAAAGGATATATAGCAATGGAGAATGGGGAAAAGGTAGAATTCGACTTATTCCCAAACGAAGCACCTGGTACAGTTGAAAACTTTGAAAAATTAGCAAATGAAGGTTTCTACGATGGAGTTACTTTCCACCGTGTTATTCCTGGTTTCGTAAGCCAAGGTGGAGACCCAACTGGAACTGGAGCAGGCGGCCCTGGTTATTCTATCAAATGTGAAACAGTAGGAAACCCTCACAAGCATGAAGAAGGTAGCCTTTCTATGGCACATGCTGGAAAAGATACTGGTGGAAGCCAATTCTTTATCGTTCATGAGCCACAACCACACTTAAACGGAGTTCACACTGTTTTCGGTAAAGTAACTTCAGGAATTAGTGCTGTAAAAGCGATGAGAAACGGCGACACAATGAAAGAAGTTCGCGTATTCGACGCTGAATAA
- a CDS encoding processed acidic surface protein: MRKLSALIFFGLIFSQWGILNAHAAVTDTEVNEILSDYDLSREELDVILSEYGTTVEEHESKQELADAVDFYLNHLSVLKDLEEFLASIGISEEEADQLFAHLEKIDSDDMQHQMVTIDTRIEEIMMASDSEFTDAEKEELSSLFAKMMDAMQVVPTFYLVDSAGAQTAISYEELLQANEFTSDGLLVQLHSLSGELLADVELTHAMLSGDFVLSAFEKVADVGELVAQLPDTASFYGTGILLGLILAFSGLGLFLIRKKTLSAIK, from the coding sequence GTGAGAAAATTAAGTGCGCTTATCTTCTTCGGTCTTATTTTTTCGCAATGGGGAATTCTGAACGCCCATGCTGCTGTGACGGATACGGAGGTTAATGAAATATTATCAGACTACGATTTATCAAGAGAAGAACTTGATGTGATTTTGTCCGAGTATGGTACAACGGTTGAGGAACATGAGTCAAAGCAAGAATTAGCAGATGCGGTGGATTTTTATTTAAATCACCTCTCAGTATTAAAGGATCTAGAAGAATTTCTAGCGTCGATTGGCATTTCAGAGGAAGAAGCTGATCAACTGTTTGCACACCTCGAGAAAATCGATTCAGATGATATGCAACATCAAATGGTGACCATCGATACAAGAATAGAGGAAATCATGATGGCTTCTGATTCAGAGTTTACAGATGCTGAAAAAGAGGAGCTTTCCTCCCTGTTTGCTAAGATGATGGACGCCATGCAGGTAGTTCCGACTTTTTATTTAGTCGACTCTGCTGGAGCTCAAACAGCTATATCATATGAAGAGCTATTACAGGCGAATGAATTTACAAGTGACGGTCTCCTTGTACAACTGCATAGTTTAAGTGGTGAGCTGCTCGCAGATGTTGAGCTAACCCATGCCATGCTTTCAGGGGATTTTGTTTTGAGTGCTTTTGAAAAAGTCGCAGATGTTGGGGAACTAGTGGCACAGCTTCCTGATACAGCAAGCTTTTATGGAACGGGAATCCTGCTGGGTCTCATTCTAGCCTTTTCTGGACTGGGTCTTTTCTTGATACGAAAGAAAACCCTATCGGCAATAAAATAA
- a CDS encoding Rdx family protein: protein MSFEVKVEFCMMUNYAPKAASFAEDLFNHFRKDITKLELIPSSGGVFEVTVNGEKIYSKAETGVFPKSPDIIAKMES, encoded by the coding sequence ATGTCTTTTGAGGTAAAAGTTGAATTTTGCATGATGTGAAACTACGCACCAAAAGCCGCGAGTTTCGCGGAGGACCTGTTTAATCATTTCCGTAAGGACATTACAAAACTAGAGCTCATACCTTCATCCGGTGGGGTTTTCGAAGTTACGGTAAATGGAGAAAAGATTTATTCTAAAGCTGAAACGGGCGTATTTCCAAAAAGCCCAGACATTATTGCTAAAATGGAAAGCTAA
- a CDS encoding phosphonate ABC transporter ATP-binding protein translates to METSQNIIELNDVSVSFDGKIALSSLSLLIKKGERIALIGPSGAGKSTLLNVLSLSNVSGTGNIMIDGQPPSFYRNRKVRAKKIGVIRQQFDLVNALPVIHNVLAGKLADWSLFRSVLSLVIPQEKIMAEQALSRVGLGHKILEQTGSLSGGEQQRVAFARLLVQQPEIILADEPVASLDPARAEDVLGILTKLVQEENQTLITSLHSVDYAKKYFTRVIGLREGGMVFDLPVDQLTDRHLKELYKLRETSE, encoded by the coding sequence GTGGAGACCAGTCAAAACATCATCGAATTAAACGATGTATCAGTCTCTTTTGACGGGAAGATAGCCTTATCTTCCCTTTCTTTATTGATTAAAAAGGGTGAACGAATTGCCTTAATTGGCCCGAGTGGTGCGGGAAAAAGCACGCTTTTAAATGTACTATCTTTGTCAAATGTCAGTGGAACGGGCAACATCATGATTGATGGGCAACCTCCTTCCTTTTATCGTAACCGCAAAGTACGTGCCAAAAAAATTGGTGTGATTCGTCAGCAGTTCGATTTAGTAAATGCCCTCCCTGTTATACATAACGTTTTAGCTGGGAAACTAGCGGACTGGAGTTTATTTAGATCTGTTCTTTCCCTAGTGATTCCTCAAGAAAAGATAATGGCCGAACAAGCACTCTCACGAGTAGGTTTGGGTCACAAAATTCTTGAGCAAACCGGCTCATTGTCTGGTGGTGAGCAGCAGCGTGTGGCATTTGCCAGATTGCTCGTGCAACAGCCTGAAATTATACTAGCAGATGAACCGGTGGCCTCTCTCGATCCTGCTCGAGCCGAAGATGTGTTAGGCATATTGACAAAGCTTGTTCAAGAAGAAAATCAAACACTGATTACAAGCCTTCATTCCGTCGATTATGCAAAAAAGTACTTTACTAGAGTCATTGGACTAAGAGAAGGTGGAATGGTTTTCGATCTTCCTGTTGACCAATTAACAGATCGTCACCTCAAAGAGTTATACAAATTGAGGGAGACGAGCGAATGA
- a CDS encoding glycoside hydrolase domain-containing protein: protein MAYYWGVDSSAEVTEDLYSFVENEFGKPSYWGRYVAPIQGKEVAGLTREEVRFIRSRGIKLLPILSNFREAVGYREGKVVAQNAIYHARRLSIPKGKVVFGNIEKFFKVDEEWIRGFVDAMEPSGYKAGLYHDPVHGEFTKAYCAAVAKDNKVANQLILWSAEPGPGPTKARSAPNFRPKKPSCKANVWGWQYGRDARQCPIDTNLFNSRLYELLW, encoded by the coding sequence TTGGCTTATTATTGGGGTGTAGACTCTTCTGCAGAAGTAACGGAGGACCTGTATAGTTTTGTGGAAAATGAATTTGGGAAGCCATCCTATTGGGGAAGATATGTAGCACCCATTCAAGGAAAAGAAGTAGCTGGGCTCACGAGAGAAGAAGTCCGTTTTATTCGTAGTAGGGGCATAAAGCTGTTACCGATATTAAGTAATTTTCGTGAAGCGGTTGGGTATCGAGAAGGAAAAGTTGTGGCACAAAATGCAATTTATCATGCAAGACGATTAAGTATTCCAAAAGGCAAAGTGGTATTTGGGAATATTGAGAAGTTTTTTAAAGTAGATGAAGAATGGATTAGAGGCTTTGTTGATGCCATGGAACCGAGCGGCTACAAGGCTGGCTTATACCACGACCCCGTTCATGGAGAGTTTACCAAGGCGTATTGTGCCGCTGTTGCTAAGGATAATAAAGTGGCCAATCAACTCATTTTGTGGAGTGCAGAGCCCGGGCCGGGTCCGACAAAAGCAAGAAGCGCTCCTAACTTCCGTCCGAAAAAGCCGTCATGTAAGGCCAATGTATGGGGCTGGCAATATGGCCGCGATGCACGACAGTGTCCAATTGATACGAATTTATTTAATAGCCGCCTGTATGAATTGCTTTGGTGA
- the selA gene encoding L-seryl-tRNA(Sec) selenium transferase has product MKEFVRYIPPIHELQRDARFSTLTQTYGIDTTEMSTILKNIVSTIREQLLNGCWEGETPGSQPFLEELFQQTEYELAQAYQFTIKRVINATGTILHTNLGRARLSQNAMDHVIQTAQNYSNLEYKLAEGERGSRHVHVEELIKRLTGAEAAMVVNNNAAAVYLILRALAFQKEVIVSRGQLVEIGGSFRISSIMEESGAKLVEVGTTNKTHLYDFEHAVTEDTAMIMKVHTSNFKVIGFTKSVETSDLVDLANQHPSIIFYEDLGSGALYDFSQHEIGEEPVVSDVIKQGVDIVSFSGDKLLGGPQAGIIAGKKVLIDQLKKHQLARVLRVDKMTLAALEGTLLDYSKGKDAIQTIPVVRDLLATKKELQIRTDQFIDRLTQQSSGYTATSREATSQVGGGTMPDVELPTVIVHIKSVSMSAETLANCLRTENAPPIVGRIQKDELLLDLRTVTVEEEDMMIHALVSIDRMMSKKL; this is encoded by the coding sequence TTGAAGGAGTTTGTACGATATATACCACCGATTCATGAGCTTCAAAGAGATGCTCGTTTTTCTACACTCACTCAAACATACGGAATTGACACAACTGAAATGAGTACGATTCTTAAAAATATCGTCAGTACCATTCGCGAGCAATTACTTAATGGTTGCTGGGAAGGAGAAACTCCGGGTTCTCAACCATTTCTAGAGGAACTCTTTCAACAAACAGAATATGAATTAGCACAAGCTTATCAATTTACGATTAAAAGGGTCATCAATGCCACTGGAACCATTTTACATACAAACCTTGGCAGAGCACGCCTCAGCCAAAACGCTATGGATCATGTGATTCAAACCGCCCAAAACTACTCTAACCTCGAATACAAGTTAGCAGAAGGAGAAAGGGGCTCAAGACATGTTCATGTAGAAGAACTGATTAAACGATTAACTGGTGCTGAAGCGGCCATGGTTGTTAACAACAATGCTGCTGCTGTATATCTCATTCTGCGTGCACTAGCCTTTCAAAAAGAAGTGATTGTATCTAGAGGACAATTGGTTGAAATAGGAGGTTCCTTCCGTATTTCATCTATTATGGAAGAAAGCGGGGCAAAGCTCGTAGAAGTGGGAACGACCAATAAAACCCATTTGTATGATTTTGAACATGCTGTTACTGAAGACACAGCCATGATTATGAAGGTACATACTAGTAATTTTAAAGTGATTGGATTTACAAAGTCAGTTGAAACCTCCGATTTGGTGGATCTAGCCAATCAGCATCCGTCTATAATTTTTTACGAGGATTTAGGTAGCGGTGCACTTTACGATTTTAGTCAACACGAAATTGGAGAAGAGCCCGTTGTTTCTGATGTAATTAAACAAGGAGTAGACATTGTTTCTTTTAGCGGAGATAAGCTACTAGGTGGACCACAAGCTGGAATTATTGCCGGTAAGAAGGTTTTAATTGATCAATTGAAAAAACATCAACTTGCTCGTGTGTTGCGTGTAGATAAGATGACATTAGCAGCCCTTGAGGGGACTTTACTAGATTATAGTAAAGGAAAAGATGCGATTCAAACCATTCCAGTGGTACGAGATTTGCTAGCCACAAAAAAAGAGTTACAAATACGAACCGATCAGTTTATCGACCGGCTAACGCAACAATCAAGTGGCTATACAGCAACTAGCAGAGAGGCAACAAGCCAAGTAGGGGGCGGGACGATGCCAGACGTCGAGCTTCCTACAGTAATTGTTCATATCAAAAGTGTGTCCATGTCCGCAGAAACGCTTGCTAACTGTCTACGAACCGAAAATGCCCCTCCTATTGTGGGACGGATTCAAAAGGACGAACTTCTACTGGATTTACGAACGGTGACAGTTGAGGAAGAGGATATGATGATTCATGCACTAGTTTCCATCGATAGGATGATGTCAAAAAAGCTGTAG
- the selD gene encoding selenide, water dikinase SelD — MSELENVRLTSLSTKAGUGCKIGPEDLAQVLRLLPEQKRTPELLVGHETSDDAGVYQLTDSIAIIQTIDYFTPIVDDPYMFGQIAAANALSDVYAMGGTPKTALNIVGYPVKKLGPDMLAEILKGASDKVVEAGALTIGGHSIDDQEPKFGLSVTGIVDPNKIWKNIGAQPGDVLVLTKPIGVGIMTTGIKRSVVTKEQEELVTLLMAKLNKDACEHLQEFSPHAVTDVTGFGLLGHASEMARGSSVSLEIDLNRVPVLEGTYELAEQGIVPGGSKSNHEWLKKDIEYNSDITLQQQLVLCDAITSGGLLIALPEEEAEKYTSLDSTYIVIGRVIEKKDKLIYVK; from the coding sequence ATGAGCGAGTTAGAAAACGTACGACTAACTTCCCTTTCTACAAAGGCTGGTTGAGGCTGTAAAATTGGTCCTGAGGACTTAGCGCAAGTTTTGCGCCTTTTACCTGAACAAAAAAGAACACCTGAGTTATTAGTGGGACATGAAACGTCCGACGATGCAGGGGTGTATCAGTTAACCGATTCAATAGCCATCATTCAAACAATTGATTATTTTACACCAATTGTCGATGACCCATATATGTTTGGTCAAATTGCAGCTGCTAATGCGTTAAGTGACGTGTACGCCATGGGTGGAACACCGAAAACAGCATTAAATATTGTTGGATATCCTGTTAAGAAGCTTGGACCTGATATGTTAGCTGAAATTTTAAAAGGTGCAAGCGATAAGGTGGTTGAAGCTGGTGCATTAACAATTGGGGGTCACTCCATTGATGATCAAGAGCCGAAGTTTGGATTGTCTGTAACGGGTATTGTTGACCCTAACAAAATCTGGAAAAACATTGGTGCTCAGCCGGGTGATGTGCTTGTTTTAACGAAGCCAATTGGTGTTGGAATTATGACAACAGGAATTAAGCGTTCGGTAGTAACGAAAGAACAAGAGGAACTTGTTACCTTGCTTATGGCGAAGTTGAACAAGGATGCATGCGAACACTTGCAGGAATTTTCTCCTCACGCCGTAACGGATGTAACAGGGTTTGGTTTACTTGGTCATGCTAGTGAAATGGCTCGAGGCAGTAGTGTGAGTCTTGAGATTGACCTTAATCGTGTTCCTGTTCTTGAAGGTACATATGAGTTAGCGGAGCAAGGAATTGTTCCTGGTGGGTCAAAATCTAATCACGAGTGGCTGAAAAAAGATATTGAATATAATAGTGATATTACTTTACAACAACAGCTCGTCCTATGTGATGCAATAACTTCAGGAGGCTTATTGATTGCTCTTCCTGAAGAAGAAGCAGAAAAGTATACCTCACTAGATTCCACGTATATCGTTATTGGTCGTGTAATTGAAAAGAAAGACAAGCTTATTTATGTAAAATAA
- a CDS encoding L-threonine 3-dehydrogenase produces MKRILITGALGQIGSELTVKLRELYGADNVVATDIRKNESEAALAGPFEIVDVTDGARMLDVAKKHKTDTVIHMAALLSATAEANPVFAWNLNMGGLMNALETARETKSQFFTPSSIGAFGPTTPKVNTPQDTIHRPTTMYGVNKVVGELLSDYYYHRYGVDTRGLRFPGLISYVTAPGGGTTDYAVEIYYKALKFGQYTSYIKEGTYMDMMYMPDALNAIVDLMEADSSQLIHRNSFNVTAMSFAPEEIAAEIKKHIPHFTMKYDVDPIRQGIADSWPDSIDCTAAKEEWGFTTKYNLETMTIDMLEKLRKKMI; encoded by the coding sequence ATGAAACGCATTTTGATAACGGGGGCATTAGGGCAAATCGGTTCAGAGTTAACCGTTAAATTAAGAGAATTATACGGTGCCGACAATGTGGTGGCAACTGATATTCGTAAGAACGAGAGCGAAGCAGCCTTAGCTGGACCTTTTGAGATTGTAGATGTGACAGACGGAGCTAGAATGCTTGATGTTGCGAAGAAGCACAAAACAGATACCGTTATTCATATGGCCGCGCTTCTTTCAGCAACAGCAGAAGCAAACCCTGTGTTTGCTTGGAATTTAAATATGGGCGGCTTAATGAATGCTTTAGAAACCGCTCGCGAGACCAAAAGTCAGTTTTTCACTCCGAGCTCAATAGGAGCTTTTGGTCCAACGACTCCGAAAGTTAATACTCCTCAAGACACCATACATCGTCCAACGACTATGTACGGTGTTAATAAGGTAGTGGGTGAGCTATTATCTGATTATTACTATCATCGTTACGGAGTTGATACGAGAGGTCTCCGTTTTCCTGGATTAATTTCTTACGTAACAGCACCCGGTGGAGGCACGACTGATTATGCTGTAGAAATCTATTACAAGGCTCTAAAATTCGGACAGTATACCTCTTATATAAAAGAAGGAACGTACATGGATATGATGTACATGCCGGATGCTTTGAATGCTATTGTTGATTTGATGGAAGCGGATTCATCCCAGCTTATCCATCGAAATTCCTTTAATGTGACAGCTATGAGCTTTGCACCGGAAGAAATAGCAGCTGAAATAAAAAAGCATATTCCACACTTCACGATGAAATATGATGTAGACCCCATTAGACAAGGGATCGCTGACAGCTGGCCAGATTCAATTGATTGTACGGCTGCAAAGGAAGAATGGGGCTTTACAACTAAGTATAATTTAGAAACGATGACGATTGATATGCTTGAAAAACTAAGAAAGAAAATGATCTAA
- a CDS encoding putative selenate ABC transporter substrate-binding protein, whose translation MKRLVTFFAFVLLLGLLSGCAEENKETSEQEETTKQTLKIGAIPDQDVSVLSRSMGEVAEYLSNETGLEVEYVPSVDYAALVTAFERGEIQLAWFGGLTGVQARSLVPDAEAIAQRPRDEEFKSVFIAQKELGLTSLSDLKGKSFTFGSESSTSGHLMPRYYLMEEGIDADQDFNGKPSYSGSHDKTYKLVESGAYQTGALNVAVWEAAVAEGKVDTNKVDVFYTTPAYYDYHWTINTLEGYDSDVKQKITDALLSMGSDQQTILDLFQTDKFIATKNENYEAIEKVAKQIGIIK comes from the coding sequence ATGAAAAGATTAGTCACTTTTTTTGCGTTTGTTTTACTGCTTGGTCTTCTAAGCGGTTGTGCGGAGGAGAATAAAGAGACATCTGAACAAGAAGAGACAACAAAGCAAACACTTAAAATTGGTGCGATTCCTGACCAAGATGTTTCGGTTCTAAGTCGAAGCATGGGCGAAGTGGCAGAATATCTTTCTAATGAGACAGGTTTAGAGGTTGAGTATGTCCCATCCGTAGACTATGCAGCGCTAGTAACGGCCTTTGAAAGAGGAGAAATTCAATTAGCTTGGTTTGGTGGTTTAACAGGTGTTCAAGCAAGAAGCCTGGTTCCTGACGCGGAAGCTATCGCTCAAAGACCTCGTGATGAAGAATTCAAATCTGTTTTTATCGCTCAAAAAGAACTTGGATTAACATCGTTAAGTGATTTAAAAGGAAAAAGCTTTACTTTTGGTAGCGAAAGCTCCACTTCTGGGCATTTAATGCCTCGATATTATTTAATGGAAGAAGGCATTGATGCCGACCAAGATTTTAACGGCAAACCATCTTACTCAGGCTCTCACGATAAAACTTATAAGCTAGTAGAATCAGGTGCTTATCAAACGGGTGCTTTAAACGTAGCTGTTTGGGAAGCAGCAGTTGCTGAAGGAAAAGTCGATACAAACAAGGTGGATGTATTTTATACGACCCCTGCCTACTACGATTATCACTGGACAATTAATACACTTGAAGGATACGATTCTGACGTCAAGCAAAAAATAACAGATGCCCTCCTTTCTATGGGTAGTGACCAGCAAACGATTTTGGATCTTTTCCAAACGGATAAGTTTATTGCAACAAAAAATGAAAACTACGAAGCCATTGAAAAAGTGGCCAAACAAATCGGTATTATTAAATAG